One window of the Labilibaculum sp. genome contains the following:
- a CDS encoding energy transducer TonB: protein MNKIILIVFLIFSGFQLCAQSENSGEAEEVVEINLGNLIIQTIPSELIIEIPKLGIDGNKIQDSIILEEINTGVYDITFILKKKKFKCSVEVLNQKTTHLMVDVKEKKSESKEIQYIPHLPDPIPVPVNTGEVYVIVDDMPEFPGGNLELQRYIAMSVRYPIEAQQKGITGRVFVTFVINKDGRAVGVRIIRSADPLLDAEAIRVVRCMPEWKPGRQEGELVNVSYTIPITFYLQ, encoded by the coding sequence ATGAACAAAATTATTTTAATCGTGTTTTTAATTTTTTCAGGATTTCAGTTATGCGCACAATCTGAAAATTCAGGAGAAGCTGAAGAAGTTGTGGAAATAAATTTAGGGAATTTAATTATCCAGACGATTCCATCAGAGTTGATTATAGAAATTCCTAAATTAGGTATTGATGGAAATAAAATCCAGGACTCTATTATTTTAGAAGAAATAAATACGGGTGTTTATGATATAACTTTTATACTTAAGAAAAAAAAGTTTAAATGTTCTGTTGAGGTATTAAATCAGAAAACAACCCATTTAATGGTGGATGTGAAAGAAAAAAAATCGGAATCCAAAGAAATTCAGTACATTCCTCACTTGCCAGATCCTATTCCAGTACCAGTAAATACAGGTGAAGTCTATGTTATCGTGGATGACATGCCCGAATTTCCAGGTGGTAATTTGGAATTACAAAGGTATATTGCAATGAGTGTTAGATACCCTATAGAAGCACAGCAAAAAGGAATAACTGGTAGAGTTTTTGTAACATTTGTTATAAACAAGGACGGGAGGGCTGTAGGTGTCAGGATTATTAGATCTGCAGATCCACTTCTTGATGCTGAAGCAATTCGAGTTGTGCGTTGTATGCCAGAATGGAAACCAGGAAGACAAGAAGGTGAATTAGTTAATGTATCGTATACAATTCCGATTACTTTTTATTTGCAATGA
- the rocD gene encoding ornithine--oxo-acid transaminase has product MTNATTSMTAKDYMEKESKFGAHNYHPLPVVLERGEGVYVWDTDGKRYFDFLSAYSAVNQGHCHPKIVNALIEQAQKLTLTSRAFYSNNLGKYEEFVTKYFGYDKVLPMNTGAEADETALKLVRRWGYDVKGIPENKAKIIVCDGNFHGRTITIISMSTDPDSYKGFGPFTPGFVVIPYNDIEALEKELKDPNVCAFLVEPIQGEAGVYVPEDGFLKKASDLCKANNVLFVADEVQTGIARTGKLLAVDHEGVRPDVLILGKAISGGVVPVSAVLADDEIMLCIKPGEHGSTFGGNPIACAVAMAALTVVKEEKLAENAEAMGKIFREELQAVKSDMIELVRGKGLLNAVVIKPKGGKTAWDVCMRLRDNGMLAKPTHGHIIRFAPPLTINEEQLREAIDIIKKTMAEFE; this is encoded by the coding sequence ATGACAAATGCAACAACATCCATGACTGCGAAAGATTACATGGAGAAGGAATCCAAATTTGGTGCTCACAACTATCATCCACTTCCAGTAGTTCTTGAACGTGGAGAAGGTGTATATGTTTGGGATACTGACGGAAAAAGATATTTTGATTTTTTGTCTGCTTATTCTGCCGTTAATCAAGGTCACTGTCATCCAAAGATTGTGAACGCTTTAATTGAGCAAGCTCAAAAACTGACTCTTACCTCCCGCGCTTTTTATAGTAACAACCTTGGTAAATACGAGGAATTTGTAACGAAATATTTTGGATACGACAAGGTATTACCAATGAATACGGGTGCCGAAGCCGACGAAACGGCACTTAAATTAGTCCGTCGCTGGGGATATGATGTAAAAGGCATTCCTGAGAATAAAGCAAAAATTATTGTATGCGACGGGAACTTCCACGGACGTACAATTACTATAATTTCAATGTCGACCGATCCGGATTCATACAAAGGTTTCGGGCCTTTTACGCCAGGTTTTGTTGTAATTCCTTACAATGACATTGAAGCTCTTGAAAAAGAATTAAAAGATCCAAATGTATGTGCATTCCTTGTTGAACCAATTCAAGGTGAAGCCGGAGTTTACGTTCCTGAGGATGGTTTCTTGAAAAAAGCATCGGATCTTTGTAAAGCAAATAATGTACTATTTGTTGCTGATGAAGTTCAAACCGGTATTGCCAGAACAGGTAAATTATTAGCGGTTGATCATGAAGGTGTTCGTCCTGATGTATTAATTCTTGGAAAAGCAATCTCAGGTGGTGTTGTACCTGTATCTGCGGTATTGGCTGATGATGAAATCATGCTATGCATCAAACCAGGTGAGCACGGTTCTACTTTTGGTGGAAACCCAATTGCTTGTGCTGTAGCAATGGCCGCTTTAACCGTTGTTAAAGAAGAGAAATTGGCTGAAAATGCTGAAGCAATGGGTAAAATCTTCCGTGAAGAATTACAGGCGGTTAAATCAGACATGATTGAACTTGTTCGTGGTAAAGGATTACTTAACGCAGTTGTAATCAAACCTAAAGGTGGTAAAACTGCATGGGATGTTTGCATGCGTTTACGCGATAACGGAATGCTTGCAAAACCAACTCATGGTCATATTATCCGTTTTGCGCCTCCACTGACAATTAACGAAGAACAATTGAGAGAAGCTATTGATATCATTAAGAAAACAATGGCTGAATTCGAATAA
- a CDS encoding ATP-binding protein, which produces MKLDTSIQLRQLEKIHRIAGIGYWIYNYNTNEMWWSNITYSILGHHTQNVTPNRENLIKHIHPEDLEFFLVSLQQMANQAIEIEFRFFKNGELRLGKITGEVYNDNQEGLIEEVLFQDITEIKIKEFEIAKAWNKALDAENLKNSFLANMSHELRTPLNSIIGFSELLETSHENDDVSKFASTIKASGMQLLRIIEDLLKVSMLESRVSKPFKRNFHLNQMLLDIKENSLGLLKENNKEHIELIFNFDLDSTNDVIKSDQIKIRSIFKNLIHNAIKFTETGSITCSYKIIKDTIHFSVTDTGVGIPSKYENRVFKRFRQVDESGQKYYGGTGLGMYISRLELELLGGKIWFVSENNLGTTINFTIPNILTSNNQFEEDNYQESYNWENYTVIIAEDQTTNFKILEAYLQNTNINILWAKNGQEVINACLQNPEISIVLMDINLPQINGLEATAIIKEKRPNLTIIAQTAYALVGDKEKSLQAGCSDHLPKPIKKGDLLESMAKFLP; this is translated from the coding sequence ATGAAACTTGATACTTCTATACAACTAAGACAACTGGAAAAAATTCATCGGATTGCGGGTATTGGCTATTGGATTTACAATTATAACACAAATGAAATGTGGTGGTCGAACATCACCTATTCTATTTTAGGGCACCATACACAAAATGTTACACCCAACAGAGAAAATTTAATAAAACACATCCATCCCGAAGATCTCGAATTCTTTTTGGTCTCACTGCAACAAATGGCAAATCAAGCAATAGAGATTGAATTTCGATTTTTTAAAAATGGAGAACTAAGACTTGGAAAAATCACCGGAGAAGTATACAATGACAATCAGGAAGGACTCATCGAAGAAGTTCTTTTCCAAGACATTACGGAAATAAAAATAAAAGAGTTTGAAATTGCCAAAGCATGGAACAAAGCTCTTGATGCCGAAAATCTGAAGAATTCCTTTTTGGCAAATATGAGCCATGAGTTGAGAACACCATTAAACTCGATAATCGGTTTTTCTGAGTTATTGGAAACCAGTCACGAAAATGATGACGTTAGTAAATTCGCATCCACAATAAAAGCATCAGGCATGCAACTTTTACGTATCATTGAAGACTTATTAAAAGTATCGATGCTTGAAAGTCGTGTATCAAAGCCTTTTAAGAGAAATTTTCATCTCAACCAAATGCTTTTGGATATAAAAGAGAACAGCCTGGGGCTACTAAAAGAAAACAACAAAGAACATATTGAACTAATTTTTAATTTTGATCTTGATTCCACAAACGATGTGATCAAGTCGGATCAGATTAAAATCAGAAGCATCTTTAAAAACCTAATACACAACGCAATAAAATTTACGGAAACTGGCAGTATAACATGCTCATACAAAATAATAAAAGACACAATCCACTTTTCGGTTACCGATACCGGTGTTGGCATTCCTTCCAAATACGAAAATCGAGTATTTAAACGATTCAGACAAGTTGACGAATCAGGGCAAAAGTATTATGGTGGCACAGGTTTAGGCATGTATATTTCACGACTGGAACTGGAATTGCTTGGCGGAAAAATATGGTTTGTTTCTGAAAACAATTTAGGAACAACAATTAACTTTACAATTCCAAACATCTTAACATCTAACAATCAGTTCGAAGAAGACAACTATCAAGAGTCTTACAACTGGGAAAACTATACCGTTATTATTGCCGAAGATCAAACCACCAATTTTAAAATCCTTGAAGCCTATCTTCAAAATACAAACATTAACATTCTATGGGCGAAAAACGGACAGGAAGTAATTAATGCATGTCTGCAAAATCCAGAGATAAGCATTGTATTAATGGACATTAACCTTCCACAAATCAATGGCTTAGAGGCGACTGCCATCATCAAAGAAAAAAGACCAAACCTAACTATTATTGCGCAAACAGCATACGCGCTTGTTGGTGACAAAGAAAAATCACTTCAGGCAGGCTGTTCCGACCATCTGCCAAAACCAATTAAAAAAGGCGATTTACTGGAATCAATGGCAAAATTCCTCCCCTAA
- a CDS encoding BatA and WFA domain-containing protein — translation MFHFLHPEILWTLLALLFPIIIHLFNFKRFKKIYFSNLKFLKNLNIENKRRSKVKKWLLLLLRLLALACIIIAFSQPYIPSEKDQNKRLQQNEFFRIYIDNSFSMNAETESGNALETAKNKAIELINSYPNYSKIRIYSNHFFPFSSNLNKQQAIARVMDINPSPLPVLLSEQIKKIQLNNADTNYHLYVFSDFQKTQSDIENIEVDSTNSITFLPLSVQQSSNLLIDSCWFDKPYHQVKQSQELFIRLVNTSNQNYQKIPIKLSINDSTKSISSFDIDRNSKKNISLKYVNNKSGIYQGMVEINDFPITYDNKFYFSYSINDKIQIGSVNQKEPNKYLNKLFSNTEAFEFKNHDKSSIFNENPDNYQLLILNEIQEMESGFSQTVKNYLSNGGHVLFIPNSKPNQSVNEFLDEILAPQLLQIDSSKQKLSIIELNSELYQNVFKEIKTDARLPDIYQHYKLGTSKNNLSETIWKTQAGDDLLIKIKYGNGNFYQLSMQLNPKWTNLITHPIFVPTFINLTRNSNNNQSLYYTLGNKEPVKINSFKHKSSNARFHIINKKNHTDIIPDQENNFDKGTLLYTREEIIQAENYLISRNDSIIYCCSFNYSRIESDPEYFTLDELKSQIKSQLLPISINSPEKMKLSDIYNEQSNGKRYWKHFVLLCILLTVSESLLHRTNSNNNHKPATKK, via the coding sequence ATGTTCCATTTTTTGCATCCCGAGATTCTTTGGACTCTATTAGCCCTCCTATTTCCAATTATTATACATCTTTTTAATTTCAAGAGATTTAAAAAAATCTATTTCAGCAATTTAAAGTTTCTTAAAAACCTGAACATTGAAAACAAGCGCCGGTCGAAAGTGAAAAAATGGTTGCTTCTCCTGCTTAGACTTCTAGCTTTGGCCTGCATTATTATCGCCTTTTCACAACCTTACATACCCAGCGAAAAAGATCAAAATAAGCGTTTGCAGCAAAATGAATTCTTTAGGATTTATATCGACAATTCATTTAGCATGAACGCCGAAACAGAAAGTGGTAATGCTTTAGAGACCGCAAAAAATAAAGCTATTGAATTAATTAACAGCTACCCCAACTACTCTAAAATTAGAATTTACAGTAATCATTTTTTTCCCTTCTCTTCAAATTTAAACAAGCAACAGGCCATAGCCAGGGTTATGGATATAAACCCTTCGCCCCTACCAGTTTTACTTTCAGAACAGATTAAAAAGATACAACTTAATAATGCCGATACTAATTATCACCTATACGTGTTCTCCGATTTTCAAAAAACACAAAGTGATATTGAAAATATCGAAGTTGACAGTACAAATTCAATCACATTCCTGCCGCTTTCGGTACAGCAGTCAAGCAATTTGCTGATTGATTCCTGTTGGTTTGACAAACCCTATCATCAGGTAAAACAAAGTCAGGAACTCTTTATCAGACTTGTAAATACTTCGAATCAAAACTATCAAAAAATACCTATTAAACTAAGCATCAACGACAGTACAAAATCCATTTCCAGTTTTGATATCGATAGAAATTCAAAAAAAAATATCAGCCTGAAATACGTAAATAACAAATCAGGAATTTATCAGGGAATGGTTGAAATTAATGACTTTCCTATCACATACGACAACAAATTCTATTTCTCATATTCAATTAATGATAAGATCCAAATTGGATCTGTGAATCAGAAAGAACCCAACAAATACCTGAATAAATTATTTTCAAACACAGAAGCTTTTGAATTTAAAAACCATGATAAATCAAGTATTTTTAATGAAAATCCGGATAATTATCAACTGCTTATTTTGAATGAAATTCAGGAAATGGAAAGTGGTTTTAGTCAAACCGTTAAAAATTACTTGTCCAACGGAGGGCATGTCCTATTTATTCCAAACAGCAAGCCAAATCAGTCAGTAAATGAGTTTCTTGATGAAATTCTGGCTCCTCAATTACTCCAAATTGACTCAAGCAAACAAAAACTGTCAATCATTGAACTAAACTCTGAGCTTTACCAAAATGTATTTAAAGAAATTAAGACTGATGCAAGACTACCTGATATATACCAGCATTACAAATTAGGAACTTCAAAAAATAATTTATCAGAAACTATTTGGAAGACGCAGGCCGGCGACGATCTATTGATTAAAATAAAATATGGCAACGGTAATTTCTATCAGCTTTCCATGCAGTTAAACCCAAAATGGACCAATTTAATTACACATCCTATTTTCGTGCCTACATTTATTAATTTAACCCGTAACAGCAACAACAATCAATCTTTATACTACACTTTAGGCAACAAAGAACCTGTTAAAATCAATTCATTTAAGCACAAGTCATCCAACGCTCGATTTCATATTATCAACAAAAAGAATCATACAGATATCATCCCTGATCAAGAAAATAACTTTGATAAAGGAACGCTTCTTTACACACGTGAGGAAATTATTCAAGCCGAAAACTATCTGATATCCAGAAATGATTCAATAATTTATTGCTGCTCTTTCAACTACTCCAGGATAGAATCAGATCCCGAATATTTTACACTTGATGAGCTAAAATCTCAAATAAAGTCACAATTATTGCCCATTTCGATTAATTCTCCTGAAAAAATGAAACTATCTGACATTTATAACGAACAAAGTAATGGAAAGCGGTATTGGAAACATTTTGTTCTGCTTTGTATCCTTCTTACTGTTTCGGAAAGCCTGTTGCATCGAACAAATTCAAACAATAATCATAAGCCTGCAACAAAAAAATAA
- a CDS encoding carboxypeptidase-like regulatory domain-containing protein — MKPELNRLYIIMVQSIYRLILLLSLLLPIQLEAQQSAVLKGIITDNNQNEVSGVHIQIEPFSLYTISDTNGNYIIKVPSNNTFALKISHISYQNIEVDFLLKPGETKFFNPILMVKQEQLKEVTVDSKKAISDKNISISTKQLEQLPVTGNGAVEQIIKTLPGVSSNNELSSQYSVRGGNFDENLVYINDVEIYRPNLVRSGQQEGLSVINPDLVSSIQFSSGGFDAKYGDKLSSVLDVKYKTPNKFEASAEASLLGSSVHFANTSKNNKLTYLAGIRYKTNEYLLNSLDTKGEYKPNYTDVQAMLNYRFSSSFSMHLWGSVSRNNYNFRPETRNTSFGTISDALQLKIYFDGKEKDKYETNIQALTLKFHPNSKSLYRVIASRYETTEKETFDIMGQYYLSDLFVSQGGNSSESIENLGVGTFIDHARNKLSKKVSTIDIKGDHNRNNLFVQWGIGGKHEEVDDQINEWQYQDSAGYSIPISTSKVSLAYTKNAVNKISSNHITSFVQGSYVFQNSKGEFQITGGLRYHFWDYNTESFCSPRASVNYIPNWERKVKFRISSGYYQQTPSYREMLNSNGQISANVNLQKSIHYVLGQEYYFKAWNRPFKFSSELYYKDLKSLTPYDIENVRIRYYGDKKSKGYATGLDLRINGEFVPGTESWASLSIMKTGENIIGNELGYLPRPTDERVNFSMFFQDYLPNNPSYKMHLSLFYGGKLPVWAPKKGKNSESFRMPNYRRIDLGFSKILLDENTKYKNGLLKHFKSMWISLEVFNVLDINNTISYLWINDVSGNQYAIPNYLTSRKINLKLTAKF, encoded by the coding sequence TTGAAACCAGAACTTAACAGGCTGTATATCATTATGGTTCAATCAATATATCGATTAATTCTTTTACTTAGCTTATTGCTTCCCATACAATTAGAAGCGCAGCAGAGCGCTGTTCTCAAAGGAATAATTACTGACAACAATCAAAACGAAGTTTCAGGTGTTCATATTCAAATTGAACCATTCTCTCTATATACAATTAGTGATACAAATGGAAATTACATTATAAAAGTACCCTCGAATAATACATTCGCCTTAAAAATATCGCACATTAGTTATCAAAATATTGAAGTTGATTTCCTTCTAAAGCCAGGGGAAACAAAATTTTTCAATCCTATATTAATGGTAAAACAGGAACAATTAAAAGAAGTTACTGTAGATTCAAAAAAAGCAATATCAGATAAAAACATTAGCATTAGCACCAAACAACTGGAACAACTTCCGGTAACAGGAAACGGTGCGGTCGAACAAATAATTAAAACCCTGCCGGGAGTAAGCTCTAATAATGAATTAAGCTCACAATACTCAGTACGAGGAGGCAATTTCGATGAAAACCTCGTATACATCAACGATGTAGAAATTTACCGTCCTAATTTAGTTCGATCTGGTCAACAGGAAGGATTGAGTGTCATTAATCCCGATTTAGTTTCATCGATTCAGTTTTCTTCCGGTGGATTTGATGCCAAATACGGAGATAAGCTTTCTTCTGTTTTGGATGTGAAATACAAAACACCAAACAAATTTGAAGCTTCTGCTGAAGCAAGTTTGCTGGGAAGTTCTGTCCACTTTGCCAATACCAGCAAAAACAACAAACTAACCTATTTGGCTGGTATTCGATACAAAACAAATGAATATCTACTAAATTCTCTGGACACAAAAGGGGAATACAAACCAAATTACACGGATGTTCAGGCAATGCTAAATTATCGTTTTTCCTCATCGTTCAGTATGCATTTGTGGGGAAGTGTAAGTAGAAATAATTACAATTTCAGGCCGGAAACCAGAAATACTTCTTTTGGAACAATCAGTGACGCATTACAGCTTAAAATCTATTTTGATGGCAAAGAAAAAGACAAGTACGAAACTAATATTCAGGCACTCACATTAAAATTCCATCCCAACAGCAAGTCTTTGTACCGTGTTATAGCAAGCAGATACGAAACTACAGAAAAAGAAACTTTCGATATTATGGGACAATATTATCTTAGTGATTTATTTGTATCGCAAGGAGGAAATTCATCGGAAAGCATAGAGAATTTGGGGGTCGGAACTTTTATCGATCACGCAAGAAATAAACTAAGTAAAAAAGTCAGCACAATTGATATAAAGGGAGATCACAACAGAAATAATTTATTTGTTCAATGGGGAATTGGAGGGAAACACGAAGAAGTAGATGATCAAATAAACGAATGGCAATATCAGGATTCAGCAGGTTATTCAATTCCCATTTCAACTTCTAAAGTATCACTGGCATACACAAAAAATGCAGTTAATAAAATTAGTAGCAATCACATCACTTCCTTCGTCCAAGGCAGCTATGTATTTCAAAATAGCAAAGGCGAGTTTCAGATAACCGGAGGGCTGAGATATCATTTTTGGGATTACAATACTGAAAGCTTCTGCTCTCCCCGGGCATCTGTCAACTACATTCCAAATTGGGAAAGAAAGGTTAAATTTCGTATTTCCTCTGGTTACTACCAGCAAACGCCATCATATCGTGAAATGCTGAATAGTAACGGACAAATTAGCGCCAATGTAAATCTGCAAAAATCGATTCACTATGTTTTGGGGCAGGAATATTACTTTAAAGCATGGAACCGCCCATTCAAATTTTCAAGCGAATTGTACTATAAAGATCTTAAATCATTAACTCCATATGACATTGAAAATGTTAGGATCCGATATTACGGAGATAAAAAATCGAAAGGATATGCCACTGGTCTGGATTTAAGAATTAATGGCGAATTTGTTCCTGGAACTGAATCATGGGCCAGTTTATCGATAATGAAAACAGGAGAAAATATCATAGGCAACGAACTTGGTTATTTGCCCAGACCAACAGACGAACGGGTAAATTTTTCGATGTTTTTTCAAGATTATTTACCAAACAACCCATCCTATAAAATGCATTTAAGTCTGTTCTACGGAGGAAAATTACCTGTTTGGGCTCCTAAAAAAGGGAAAAACAGCGAGAGCTTTAGAATGCCTAATTACAGAAGGATTGATTTGGGTTTTTCTAAAATATTGCTTGATGAAAATACCAAATACAAAAATGGTTTATTAAAACATTTTAAGTCGATGTGGATAAGTCTGGAAGTTTTCAATGTTTTGGATATAAATAATACCATATCCTATTTATGGATTAATGATGTATCGGGAAATCAATATGCAATTCCAAATTACCTTACATCGAGAAAAATCAACTTGAAGCTCACTGCAAAATTCTAG
- a CDS encoding dipeptidase, whose amino-acid sequence MKKVYLTGLFIPLIVVLLSCESLDQKATKIHNHAFTIDTHVDTPYHLLDKDFDISISHPFVNGGSLVDFPRMKAGGLDGIFFAAFTSQKERTDENIITARCKADELIDSIYAACQKNSNLADVAISVEDGYRLEKEGKRAIYIGLENGFPIGKDIAEVERYFTKGVRYITLCHTSNNDICDSSTDKNGAEFNGLSAFGEQVVPKMNDLGIIIDVSHISDSSFFDVIKLSKTPVIASHSCARAVCDNPRNLSDKMLKALAKNGGVIQMCILDDYVKAPDTATVGYQKELELRTRYRNAGKMSKEEEDKLWDEWRQMQIDYPKDKPTVADAVDHIDHIVNLIGIDHVGIGTDFDGGGGLKDCADVSQMMNITKELLKRNYSEEEIGKIWGGNFMRVFKEVEEYAKNKKMALN is encoded by the coding sequence ATGAAAAAAGTTTATTTGACAGGCCTGTTCATTCCCCTAATTGTAGTTTTGTTATCCTGCGAAAGTCTGGATCAAAAAGCAACTAAAATACACAATCATGCTTTTACTATTGATACTCATGTGGATACGCCGTATCATCTTTTAGATAAGGATTTTGATATTAGTATTTCTCATCCATTTGTTAATGGAGGAAGTCTTGTCGATTTTCCCAGAATGAAAGCAGGTGGATTAGATGGTATCTTTTTTGCCGCGTTTACTTCGCAAAAAGAAAGAACTGATGAAAATATAATTACTGCGCGCTGCAAAGCTGATGAATTAATAGATTCAATTTATGCTGCATGTCAGAAAAATTCTAATTTGGCCGATGTTGCGATATCAGTAGAAGATGGATATCGTTTGGAAAAAGAAGGAAAAAGAGCCATCTATATTGGGCTTGAGAACGGTTTCCCTATTGGTAAGGATATTGCGGAGGTAGAAAGATATTTTACCAAAGGAGTTCGCTACATTACTTTGTGTCATACATCCAATAACGATATTTGCGATTCTTCTACCGACAAAAATGGAGCTGAATTTAACGGATTGAGTGCTTTTGGAGAGCAAGTGGTTCCCAAAATGAATGATTTGGGGATAATAATTGATGTATCGCACATTTCGGATAGTTCGTTTTTTGATGTAATTAAATTATCAAAAACTCCTGTTATCGCTTCGCATTCCTGCGCAAGAGCAGTGTGCGATAATCCAAGAAACTTATCGGATAAGATGCTTAAGGCACTGGCTAAAAATGGTGGGGTGATACAAATGTGTATTTTGGATGATTACGTTAAGGCTCCTGATACTGCCACTGTAGGTTATCAAAAAGAGTTGGAATTACGAACCCGTTATAGAAATGCAGGCAAGATGTCTAAAGAGGAAGAAGATAAATTATGGGACGAATGGCGTCAGATGCAAATTGATTACCCAAAGGATAAACCTACTGTGGCTGACGCAGTTGATCATATCGATCATATTGTGAATTTAATTGGAATTGATCATGTAGGAATTGGTACTGATTTTGATGGTGGAGGAGGCCTAAAAGATTGTGCCGATGTGAGTCAAATGATGAATATTACGAAAGAACTGCTGAAGAGAAACTATTCCGAAGAAGAAATTGGAAAAATTTGGGGTGGAAATTTTATGCGTGTTTTTAAGGAAGTAGAGGAATATGCCAAGAATAAAAAAATGGCATTGAATTAG
- a CDS encoding secondary thiamine-phosphate synthase enzyme YjbQ, giving the protein MIQQLEITLPAYGRGYHLIDSEIAEHFSNLPKIGILHLFLKHTSAALSINENADPSVRDDFESIMNRIVPENQSFYTHVLEGSDDMPAHVKTSLIGPELTIPITNHQLNMGTWQGIYLCEFRNRGGRRKLVITIYS; this is encoded by the coding sequence ATGATTCAACAATTGGAAATTACATTACCGGCTTATGGCAGGGGTTATCATCTTATCGATTCTGAGATTGCAGAGCATTTTAGCAATTTGCCAAAAATTGGAATACTTCATTTATTTTTAAAACACACATCAGCAGCCTTAAGCATAAATGAAAATGCCGATCCTTCGGTTCGCGATGATTTTGAATCAATCATGAACCGAATTGTACCTGAAAATCAGTCTTTCTATACTCATGTTTTGGAAGGCTCAGACGATATGCCTGCTCATGTGAAAACCTCATTGATTGGTCCGGAACTTACAATTCCAATTACGAATCATCAGTTAAATATGGGAACCTGGCAAGGGATTTATCTTTGTGAATTTAGAAATAGAGGTGGCAGAAGAAAGCTGGTAATTACCATATATTCGTAA